A single window of Thiomicrorhabdus immobilis DNA harbors:
- a CDS encoding L,D-transpeptidase family protein, translating into MKATNHMYSVPFNRVFNMRNLFKTSLMASLMTTNLLALSVQADDVVKVEQQLLSSLNAINSLELDKALSNISDLQKNYPKYKLAQLLKADLLAAKSGQTALMQKVHQANPKTVDRLLSEAEVRWQFSKDSLDSSTGFEDFVLKTANQKHVILVSLEESRLYLFERNKTGQMQRVADYYVTMGKKGSGKQKEGDQRTPIGVYHMVDLLPGSTLPDLYGVGALPLNYPNLWDKAHGKTGSGIWLHGVPSDTYTRAPRASRGCVVLNNAAMQRLLADYQLPYSTPVVIVDKKHSALGISESKERLLADVRAWLQDNNHIVDWNSVSVYRYPNENNLFYVTFPGKTSNSLKQQFWQRDPDGDWKVVVQSEDTIQVAAK; encoded by the coding sequence ATGAAGGCCACTAATCATATGTATTCGGTTCCATTCAACAGGGTCTTTAATATGCGTAACCTGTTTAAAACGTCTTTAATGGCATCTTTGATGACAACCAATCTACTAGCGTTATCGGTGCAGGCGGACGACGTCGTTAAGGTGGAGCAACAACTGTTGTCGAGTTTAAATGCCATTAACAGCTTGGAGTTGGATAAGGCGTTATCCAATATTTCGGATTTGCAGAAAAACTACCCTAAATACAAGCTTGCCCAACTTTTAAAGGCCGATTTACTGGCCGCAAAATCCGGGCAAACAGCCTTGATGCAAAAGGTGCATCAAGCCAATCCTAAAACGGTTGATAGGCTACTTTCTGAAGCAGAGGTGCGTTGGCAGTTTTCCAAAGACAGTTTAGATAGCTCAACCGGGTTTGAAGATTTTGTTCTCAAAACGGCGAATCAAAAACATGTCATTTTAGTCTCGCTTGAAGAGAGTCGTTTATACCTGTTTGAACGTAATAAAACTGGTCAGATGCAGCGGGTTGCCGACTATTATGTGACGATGGGCAAAAAAGGAAGTGGAAAACAAAAAGAGGGCGACCAGAGAACGCCTATCGGCGTTTATCACATGGTCGACTTGCTTCCTGGTTCAACTTTACCGGACTTATACGGGGTAGGCGCTTTGCCACTCAACTATCCCAATCTTTGGGATAAAGCACATGGTAAGACAGGGTCTGGTATTTGGTTGCATGGCGTACCAAGCGACACCTATACCAGAGCGCCAAGAGCAAGCCGAGGTTGTGTGGTTTTGAATAATGCAGCGATGCAGCGTTTATTGGCTGATTATCAATTGCCCTATTCAACACCGGTTGTCATTGTCGATAAAAAACACTCTGCTTTAGGGATTTCTGAAAGTAAAGAGCGTCTTTTAGCGGATGTTAGAGCCTGGTTGCAAGACAATAATCATATCGTTGATTGGAATTCGGTCAGTGTTTATCGCTATCCAAATGAAAACAACCTGTTTTATGTCACCTTTCCAGGGAAAACAAGTAACAGCCTTAAACAGCAGTTCTGGCAAAGAGATCCAGACGGCGACTGGAAAGTCGTAGTTCAATCTGAAGACACTATTCAGGTTGCGGCTAAGTGA
- a CDS encoding M14 family zinc carboxypeptidase: MFLRTTGLIALTFYQAWSLNAMASNQPVNNSINSETVSTSIENYCKEWSKKLRTVKYQGCLDLGLEASDAKSAQGRLLTQRHFKPSQLNQNIPEGRILFISGIHGDEYSAISITYLWMQNMLKHQHENRQHWLFYPLVNPDGLYRNPATRMNANNTDLNRNFPSPDWDELALKYWKKYTKENPRRYPGDSSNSEPETQWLVKTIEEFKPDAIISIHAPYGLLDYDGPDHAVPNKIGALKHRALGTYPGSLGRYAGEYLNIPVLTLELRSAGSMPSQKEIYGMWKDVEQWTITKIKGQNIQEPPKGFNRQLISLKNE; this comes from the coding sequence ATGTTTTTAAGAACAACAGGGTTAATTGCATTAACCTTTTACCAGGCCTGGTCATTAAATGCCATGGCCTCTAATCAACCCGTAAATAATTCAATTAACTCCGAAACGGTTTCAACAAGCATTGAAAACTATTGTAAAGAGTGGTCAAAAAAACTGCGTACCGTTAAATACCAAGGCTGCTTGGATTTGGGCTTGGAAGCGAGCGATGCCAAAAGTGCTCAAGGGCGCTTACTAACCCAACGTCACTTCAAACCGTCACAGTTGAATCAAAACATCCCTGAAGGGCGTATTTTATTTATTAGCGGTATCCATGGAGATGAATACTCGGCGATAAGCATCACCTATTTATGGATGCAGAATATGCTTAAGCACCAACATGAAAATCGTCAACACTGGCTGTTTTATCCGTTGGTCAATCCTGATGGCTTATACCGAAATCCGGCAACACGCATGAATGCCAACAATACCGATTTAAACCGCAATTTTCCTTCTCCCGACTGGGACGAATTGGCTTTAAAGTACTGGAAAAAATACACCAAAGAAAATCCACGTCGTTACCCAGGAGACAGCTCTAACTCAGAACCTGAAACCCAATGGCTGGTAAAAACCATCGAAGAGTTCAAACCCGATGCGATTATCTCTATCCATGCGCCTTACGGTCTATTAGATTATGACGGGCCTGACCATGCTGTTCCCAACAAAATCGGTGCTCTAAAGCATAGGGCCTTAGGAACCTATCCAGGATCACTAGGTCGTTATGCGGGCGAGTATTTAAACATTCCAGTGTTAACCCTAGAGTTGCGTTCTGCCGGAAGTATGCCAAGCCAAAAGGAGATATATGGCATGTGGAAAGACGTTGAGCAATGGACCATTACCAAAATCAAAGGCCAAAACATCCAGGAGCCTCCAAAAGGTTTTAACCGGCAGCTAATAAGCCTAAAAAACGAATAA
- a CDS encoding PilT/PilU family type 4a pilus ATPase, with the protein MSVTESLSELDKLLVYFSNNGGSDLFITAGRPATMKKDGKLISLTEDKLTAEMSRKLTFELMNEDQTEIFENTQECNFAYHIAGIARYRVNVFVQRGTPGMVIRSVRTEIPNFESLNLPPILKESIMDKLGLILIVGGTGSGKSTTLASLLDVRNSTMDGHIITIEDPIEFVHSHKKSIITQREVGVDTDSYENALKNTLRQAPNVILIGEIRSKETMEHAIAFSETGHLCLSTLHANNTNQTIDRIVNFFPANQRDHILMDLSLNLKAIVSQRLIPKIGGGLIAAVEVLINTPRVAELIFKGKVSEIKQLMQSSGALGMQTFDQALFELYENGLITYQDALRGADSMNDLRLNIKLNSKLPKPTDDEGELLNENVTFSLKQE; encoded by the coding sequence CAATGGGGGGTCTGACCTTTTCATCACCGCAGGCCGACCAGCCACCATGAAAAAGGATGGCAAACTGATTTCATTAACCGAAGACAAACTCACGGCGGAGATGTCGAGAAAGTTGACTTTTGAGTTGATGAATGAAGATCAAACGGAAATCTTTGAAAACACACAGGAATGTAACTTTGCCTATCACATTGCGGGGATAGCCCGTTACCGTGTTAACGTCTTTGTACAACGTGGAACCCCTGGCATGGTTATCCGTTCAGTTCGTACTGAAATACCCAATTTTGAAAGTTTGAACCTTCCTCCGATTCTTAAAGAATCCATTATGGACAAACTCGGACTGATACTGATTGTTGGTGGAACGGGATCAGGTAAATCAACCACCTTGGCAAGCTTACTTGATGTACGAAACAGTACGATGGATGGTCACATCATTACCATTGAAGACCCTATCGAATTTGTCCATAGCCATAAGAAAAGTATTATTACTCAGCGTGAAGTTGGGGTGGATACCGATAGCTATGAAAATGCCTTGAAAAATACCTTACGACAAGCACCAAATGTCATATTGATTGGGGAAATCCGTAGTAAAGAGACCATGGAGCATGCCATTGCGTTCTCGGAAACAGGTCACTTGTGCTTGTCTACTCTACACGCAAACAACACCAACCAAACCATTGACCGTATTGTTAATTTCTTCCCTGCAAACCAACGCGACCACATTTTGATGGATTTATCTCTGAACCTTAAAGCGATTGTCTCTCAGCGTCTGATTCCTAAAATAGGGGGTGGATTAATTGCCGCAGTAGAAGTGCTAATCAATACTCCACGTGTCGCAGAGTTGATTTTTAAAGGCAAGGTCAGTGAGATAAAACAACTCATGCAGAGTTCTGGTGCCTTAGGCATGCAAACATTTGACCAAGCTTTGTTTGAGCTATATGAAAATGGTCTCATTACCTACCAGGATGCACTTAGAGGCGCTGACTCAATGAATGATTTACGCCTTAATATCAAATTAAATAGCAAACTACCGAAACCAACCGATGACGAAGGTGAGCTTTTAAATGAAAACGTCACATTTAGTTTGAAACAAGAATAG